The Calditrichota bacterium genome window below encodes:
- a CDS encoding type II toxin-antitoxin system HicB family antitoxin, with the protein MPKYEIIIHWDEIDRCYIADVPELPGCIAHGSTYEQALTEAKEAMALWLDTAKEFGDPIPEPKGRRLLFA; encoded by the coding sequence GTGCCTAAATACGAAATCATCATCCACTGGGACGAAATCGACCGGTGCTACATCGCCGATGTCCCGGAACTTCCCGGCTGTATTGCGCATGGCAGCACCTACGAACAGGCGCTAACCGAAGCCAAGGAGGCCATGGCGCTTTGGCTCGACACCGCAAAAGAGTTCGGCGATCCTATCCCGGAACCGAAGGGCAGACGCTTGCTATTTGCCTGA
- a CDS encoding HNH endonuclease, with amino-acid sequence MSIFNFFKNLFSPPKTYINSRGYRRFKDSGKPVHRWVAEKKLGRRLRKGEVVHHKDRNKSNNSPWNLWVFRSQKEHDRAHRADARRHGKRASFWGFGR; translated from the coding sequence ATGTCCATTTTCAATTTCTTTAAAAATCTCTTTTCTCCACCCAAAACTTACATCAACTCCCGCGGCTATCGGCGCTTCAAGGATTCCGGCAAGCCCGTTCATCGTTGGGTTGCAGAGAAGAAACTTGGCCGTCGTCTCCGGAAAGGCGAAGTCGTTCACCACAAAGACCGCAATAAGTCGAACAACAGCCCCTGGAATCTGTGGGTCTTTCGCAGCCAAAAGGAGCACGACCGAGCTCACCGCGCCGACGCCCGCCGCCACGGCAAGCGCGCCAGTTTCTGGGGATTTGGCAGGTAA
- a CDS encoding type II toxin-antitoxin system HicB family antitoxin, translating into MQYTIETEQETDGRWIAEISELPGVMKYGKSRLDAIAQAQALALRVVADRIEQGDQITEPIKITFAAA; encoded by the coding sequence ATGCAATACACCATCGAAACCGAGCAAGAGACCGACGGCCGCTGGATCGCTGAAATTAGCGAACTGCCGGGAGTAATGAAGTATGGCAAGAGTCGTTTGGACGCGATCGCGCAGGCTCAGGCTCTTGCTTTGCGGGTCGTCGCCGATCGGATTGAACAGGGCGACCAAATCACTGAGCCGATTAAGATCACTTTTGCAGCGGCATGA
- a CDS encoding type II toxin-antitoxin system HicA family toxin has translation MSQWPSRRASRVLSALLKIGWTIKRSSGSHKTLVRPGYPNFVFAFHSDEEIGPKMLARIAKHTGLKPDDL, from the coding sequence ATGAGCCAATGGCCAAGCCGAAGAGCCAGTCGGGTTTTGTCCGCTTTGCTTAAGATTGGCTGGACAATCAAACGATCATCCGGGTCACATAAGACGCTTGTTAGGCCCGGCTATCCCAATTTTGTGTTTGCTTTTCATTCCGACGAGGAAATCGGCCCCAAAATGTTAGCCAGAATCGCCAAACACACGGGCTTGAAGCCGGACGACTTATGA
- a CDS encoding type II toxin-antitoxin system HicB family antitoxin has translation MIINPNDTQLRKDEDGNWIALSDQLPGCHASGQSEIEAYFAFQDAAKAHLEALKDTARPIPEAFRDKCVLVA, from the coding sequence ATGATCATCAATCCCAATGACACCCAACTTCGGAAAGACGAAGACGGAAACTGGATCGCGCTAAGCGATCAATTACCCGGCTGCCACGCTTCGGGGCAGTCCGAAATAGAGGCTTATTTTGCCTTTCAGGATGCTGCCAAAGCCCATCTCGAAGCCCTTAAAGATACCGCGCGACCGATTCCCGAGGCATTTCGAGATAAATGCGTGCTGGTGGCTTAG
- a CDS encoding type II toxin-antitoxin system HicB family antitoxin, whose translation MIHLGVGGPVFIGCCPEISGANGQCVTREDCRANLLEATDLVLEMRAEDGQHGVPQDAEVEQIPSGLT comes from the coding sequence ATAATTCATCTGGGAGTAGGTGGACCGGTGTTCATCGGCTGCTGTCCCGAAATCTCCGGTGCCAACGGGCAGTGCGTTACCCGGGAAGATTGCCGCGCCAACCTGCTCGAAGCAACCGATCTCGTGCTCGAAATGCGAGCCGAAGATGGGCAGCACGGAGTCCCGCAGGATGCTGAAGTCGAGCAAATCCCCTCCGGACTAACTTGA
- a CDS encoding CPBP family intramembrane metalloprotease, giving the protein MSSVRSNRNFILVFGVVAVLFLIYGVVNFHEAFPEIGIDFKVPREEAVTLAEQFLQGRGVDLTGYRRIALFNYAGGTKVYLERELGVPQLVSLAQDTIDVWHWRVRFYKTLQKLEYSVYVDPSGRITGFQRKLEENAAGPTLDSLAARALAEAFIIGPMGVDLAKWDPASTGFEDRPARRDWSFEYELRGFKAKEAPYRMRVQVQGAEVGYFQRHLRVPDEWWREWENQRSQNTLYQTIDEVLAFLTMVLIFIFFLRHIKAGQITWRFAIYLAGALTVALFLAGFNTLPLSYGWYETTDSFGAHVGEQLLFSLLGGLVQGLQLLLLIGAGEWLYRQYHPGKLYLPALFTKRGFQSREMFQATLVGYLMAAFHIGFVVLFYVVGKGLGFWAPADVKYSNAVSTAIPWIYPLAISMMAALSEEFWFRLWGVHFFKKWTHSTALGVIIPAFIWGFLHSVYPQQPGFVRGIEVGLIGIVAGVVMLRFGIWATLTWHFVIDAIFIGLFLFQSSNAYFWISGLIVVGVLAIPAIVAVVVYLRRHALAPVDDLLNQAIETPPRRKELEAPAAEEAIAEPTRDRSAVHYQGLSPAAVKWATIVGVIGLLLMVAGPAPREFGDKFKPTVDRVKAIELATAALVERYRIDPDTLLISARLPASDDDGPDSRSSIQSNSQLSYVKRHGTLDDAERIFLSDDGVGRYSWSVVFKREKNAEWYSASVRILDGRVILHHILPDSAAGPIWPVDSARTLAQAAFEREFPDHANWHILEENSHKLPNRLDWNFTYETLNPVVGEAHFRANVSVRGSEVISGGKWLKVPETWERHEEKRGIGKVVLAALLAVIIIGALVYAIAAFGRRFKRQEIEWRTATWFGVATALLALVAMVNGWADIWSDYRTSIPVATFLTTRIATLLVGLLLGAFLTIPVIALVEALIRERHRHSAWFGLRPLHPNATVDGMAVVFGVMGVMLSMKYLFSAAEGWLGMPVHSYGLNLTGELEHFIPWLSGLTSGLGNYLQAAALLFVVILFQDAVKAGWLRGLLIAVIASVFSLQNFGTGGNLTTGEMVWQAVQGVIWAGAIYYLVTYWVGGRLWALIAGMIVVDFYKIGGAFTAWEGAPWFDQGVVLKFLAAGVFLYVVILGSKARKIRAEVPSGGDA; this is encoded by the coding sequence ATGTCGTCCGTCCGTTCCAATCGCAACTTCATCCTCGTCTTCGGTGTCGTAGCCGTCCTGTTCCTCATTTACGGCGTCGTCAACTTCCACGAAGCCTTCCCCGAAATCGGCATCGACTTCAAGGTGCCGCGCGAGGAAGCGGTTACCCTCGCCGAGCAATTCCTTCAAGGTCGGGGCGTCGATCTGACCGGCTACCGCCGCATTGCCCTCTTCAACTACGCCGGCGGGACGAAAGTCTATCTCGAGCGTGAGTTAGGCGTCCCGCAACTGGTCAGCCTCGCCCAGGACACGATCGACGTCTGGCATTGGCGGGTGCGGTTCTATAAGACGCTCCAGAAACTGGAATACTCGGTCTATGTCGATCCATCGGGACGGATTACCGGGTTTCAACGCAAACTCGAGGAGAACGCCGCCGGGCCGACGCTCGACAGCCTCGCCGCGCGAGCCCTTGCCGAAGCCTTCATTATCGGCCCCATGGGGGTCGATCTGGCGAAATGGGACCCGGCTTCGACCGGCTTCGAGGATCGCCCGGCGCGGCGCGACTGGTCGTTCGAATACGAACTGCGCGGCTTTAAAGCCAAGGAGGCTCCCTACCGGATGCGGGTGCAGGTGCAGGGCGCCGAAGTCGGCTACTTCCAACGGCACCTTCGCGTCCCCGACGAGTGGTGGCGTGAGTGGGAAAACCAGCGGTCGCAGAACACCCTCTACCAGACCATCGACGAGGTGCTCGCCTTCCTGACGATGGTCTTGATCTTCATCTTTTTCCTGCGGCACATCAAAGCCGGGCAGATCACCTGGCGCTTCGCGATCTATCTGGCCGGAGCGCTCACCGTCGCCCTTTTCCTTGCCGGGTTCAACACCCTGCCTCTCTCTTATGGCTGGTATGAGACGACCGACTCCTTTGGTGCCCATGTCGGCGAGCAACTCCTCTTCAGCCTTCTCGGCGGGCTGGTGCAAGGTCTCCAACTGCTGCTCCTGATCGGCGCAGGGGAATGGCTTTACCGCCAGTATCATCCCGGCAAACTCTACCTTCCAGCACTCTTCACCAAGCGCGGCTTCCAGTCCCGCGAGATGTTTCAAGCGACGCTGGTCGGCTACCTTATGGCCGCCTTTCACATCGGCTTTGTGGTGCTCTTCTATGTCGTCGGGAAGGGGCTCGGCTTTTGGGCGCCTGCCGATGTGAAGTATAGCAACGCCGTATCAACCGCGATTCCGTGGATCTACCCGCTTGCCATATCGATGATGGCGGCGCTCTCGGAGGAATTCTGGTTCCGCCTCTGGGGCGTTCATTTCTTCAAGAAGTGGACCCACTCCACCGCCCTCGGAGTGATCATTCCGGCCTTCATCTGGGGTTTTCTACATTCGGTCTATCCGCAACAGCCCGGTTTCGTGCGCGGGATCGAGGTCGGTCTGATCGGAATCGTCGCCGGGGTCGTGATGCTGCGCTTCGGGATCTGGGCGACCCTCACCTGGCACTTCGTGATCGATGCAATCTTCATCGGCCTCTTTCTCTTTCAGTCGTCGAACGCCTACTTTTGGATCAGCGGCCTGATTGTCGTCGGTGTGCTGGCTATCCCGGCGATAGTCGCGGTGGTGGTCTATCTTCGCCGCCACGCCCTTGCGCCAGTCGATGACCTGCTCAATCAAGCCATCGAAACGCCTCCCCGACGGAAAGAACTTGAAGCCCCGGCAGCAGAGGAAGCAATAGCCGAACCGACCCGAGATCGATCCGCTGTTCATTATCAGGGACTTTCGCCGGCAGCCGTCAAGTGGGCTACGATTGTCGGTGTCATCGGGTTGCTGTTGATGGTAGCAGGACCTGCGCCGCGCGAGTTTGGAGACAAGTTCAAGCCGACTGTTGACCGCGTCAAGGCTATAGAACTGGCTACCGCTGCATTAGTCGAGCGCTACCGGATCGATCCCGACACCTTACTGATTTCGGCGCGATTGCCTGCCTCTGACGATGATGGCCCTGACTCCAGATCTTCCATCCAGAGCAACTCCCAACTCTCCTATGTGAAACGTCACGGAACGCTCGACGATGCCGAGCGGATATTTCTTTCAGACGACGGTGTAGGTAGATACTCCTGGTCGGTTGTCTTCAAGCGAGAGAAGAACGCCGAGTGGTATTCGGCAAGCGTCCGAATATTAGATGGCCGGGTGATACTTCACCATATCCTGCCGGACTCGGCGGCCGGTCCGATCTGGCCCGTCGATTCGGCACGGACGCTCGCGCAAGCGGCTTTTGAGCGCGAGTTCCCCGATCACGCCAACTGGCACATTCTCGAAGAGAATAGCCATAAATTGCCAAACCGCCTCGACTGGAACTTCACCTATGAGACTCTGAACCCGGTCGTCGGTGAAGCGCACTTTCGAGCAAACGTCTCAGTGCGCGGCAGCGAAGTGATCTCGGGCGGCAAGTGGCTCAAGGTGCCTGAAACCTGGGAACGTCACGAGGAAAAACGTGGCATCGGAAAGGTCGTCCTTGCGGCGCTGCTGGCGGTCATTATCATTGGCGCGCTGGTCTATGCCATAGCCGCCTTCGGTCGCCGGTTCAAACGGCAGGAGATAGAGTGGCGGACCGCGACCTGGTTCGGCGTCGCCACCGCGCTGCTGGCGCTAGTCGCGATGGTCAATGGTTGGGCCGACATCTGGAGCGACTACCGGACGTCGATCCCTGTCGCGACCTTCCTGACTACCCGTATCGCGACGCTGCTGGTAGGACTGCTTTTGGGTGCCTTCCTGACGATTCCTGTCATCGCACTAGTTGAGGCACTGATACGGGAACGTCATCGCCATTCAGCCTGGTTCGGTCTTCGGCCGCTTCATCCAAATGCCACCGTAGACGGCATGGCTGTCGTCTTCGGAGTGATGGGGGTGATGCTCAGCATGAAGTATCTCTTCTCCGCCGCTGAAGGTTGGCTCGGGATGCCGGTGCACAGTTACGGACTAAACCTGACCGGGGAATTGGAGCACTTCATCCCGTGGCTCTCCGGTCTCACCAGCGGGCTTGGGAATTACCTTCAAGCCGCGGCGCTGCTCTTCGTGGTGATACTCTTTCAGGACGCGGTCAAAGCCGGCTGGCTGCGCGGACTTTTGATTGCAGTCATCGCGTCGGTCTTCTCGCTGCAGAACTTCGGCACGGGAGGCAACCTGACGACCGGTGAAATGGTCTGGCAGGCGGTCCAGGGCGTGATCTGGGCCGGTGCTATCTACTATCTTGTCACCTACTGGGTCGGGGGACGCCTCTGGGCACTAATAGCCGGGATGATCGTCGTTGACTTCTACAAGATCGGCGGCGCGTTCACGGCTTGGGAAGGTGCGCCTTGGTTTGATCAGGGAGTGGTCCTCAAGTTCCTGGCTGCCGGAGTCTTCCTTTACGTCGTCATTTTAGGGAGCAAAGCGCGCAAGATTCGTGCTGAAGTCCCTTCCGGAGGTGACGCCTGA
- a CDS encoding RNA-binding protein gives MKKRLYVGNLAYTVSSDQLREMFSAHGEVSDAAVISDRDTGRSKGFGFVEMATEEGARKAIEALHDLKIGGRNIVVNEARERDARPAAGGRMR, from the coding sequence ATGAAGAAACGGCTCTACGTAGGGAATCTGGCTTACACGGTCTCTTCCGATCAATTGCGGGAGATGTTCTCGGCTCACGGCGAAGTGAGCGATGCCGCAGTCATCAGCGATCGGGACACCGGTCGTTCGAAGGGTTTCGGCTTTGTCGAGATGGCGACCGAGGAAGGTGCGCGCAAGGCGATCGAGGCGCTTCACGATCTGAAGATCGGCGGACGCAACATCGTCGTCAATGAGGCCCGGGAGCGCGATGCGCGGCCCGCCGCCGGCGGCAGGATGCGGTAG
- a CDS encoding cyclic nucleotide-binding domain-containing protein → MTLVSQDLISGGYFTWMHAWWAVALGALSAASLPLGSLAGIRFKPSPGITGAAAAFGAGALFAALSVELVAPTMTTSVQTHLASPGSRDYLLPPLAMIFGCIAGGLLFVFLDQIVNRHGGYLRKTATAITYLGERREKRNRRMLEIISRSHYLMTLSPSEVRPLVDLMRPIVFTPSEWLFQAGDPADRVFLVEEGEVDLIRDGRQFQRLGAGEIIGEVAVLLNSPRHVSARASGVVKAWMLNKADFERIRAVSPGLAEITSRIAADRLVDWAKKERRMGRESVEWASAAAKAVGGASRLVPDPMEIRKAAESHSGAPLAIWLGIFLDGIPESFVIGMTFLASLTAKMHTGVPTFLDVVPYTLIAGLFLSNFPEAMSASVGMRHQGWSVLRVLWLWTSLMLMTGLGAGLGYAIGADVPHAVTVLIEGVAAGAMLTMIAQTMIPEAVHLGGPNVTGLATLFGFLGAVAFKLLE, encoded by the coding sequence ATGACACTTGTTAGCCAGGATCTTATATCCGGCGGTTACTTCACCTGGATGCATGCCTGGTGGGCGGTAGCCCTTGGAGCGCTCTCGGCGGCATCACTGCCGCTCGGATCGCTCGCCGGCATCCGGTTTAAGCCTTCGCCGGGGATAACCGGTGCGGCAGCCGCCTTCGGAGCGGGAGCACTTTTCGCTGCGCTCAGCGTCGAACTCGTCGCCCCGACCATGACCACTTCGGTGCAGACGCATCTTGCCAGCCCGGGCAGCCGCGATTACTTGTTGCCGCCGCTGGCGATGATTTTCGGCTGCATAGCGGGTGGACTCCTCTTCGTCTTCCTCGACCAGATCGTCAACCGCCATGGCGGCTACCTCCGCAAAACCGCCACCGCCATCACCTACCTCGGCGAGCGTCGCGAAAAGCGCAATCGCCGAATGCTCGAGATCATCTCCCGCAGCCATTATCTAATGACGCTCAGTCCCTCGGAAGTGAGACCGCTGGTCGATCTGATGCGGCCGATCGTCTTCACACCTTCCGAGTGGCTCTTTCAAGCCGGTGATCCGGCCGACCGGGTGTTTCTGGTCGAAGAGGGCGAAGTGGACTTAATTCGCGACGGCCGACAGTTCCAACGTCTCGGTGCCGGGGAGATCATCGGCGAGGTGGCGGTCCTACTCAACTCGCCGAGACATGTCAGCGCCCGGGCATCCGGGGTCGTCAAAGCCTGGATGCTGAACAAGGCCGACTTCGAGCGGATAAGAGCCGTTTCGCCTGGACTTGCAGAGATTACCAGTCGCATCGCCGCCGACCGTCTGGTCGATTGGGCGAAGAAAGAGCGCAGGATGGGGCGGGAATCGGTAGAGTGGGCTTCTGCCGCTGCGAAAGCGGTGGGAGGTGCAAGCCGGCTGGTTCCCGATCCGATGGAGATTCGCAAGGCAGCCGAGAGCCATTCAGGTGCGCCTCTGGCGATTTGGCTCGGGATATTTCTTGACGGGATACCTGAAAGTTTCGTCATCGGTATGACCTTCCTTGCCTCGCTGACGGCAAAAATGCATACCGGCGTGCCGACCTTCCTCGACGTGGTTCCCTATACCCTTATCGCGGGTCTTTTCCTCTCCAATTTTCCAGAAGCGATGTCGGCTTCGGTCGGGATGCGGCATCAAGGCTGGTCTGTGCTGCGGGTCCTCTGGCTCTGGACCAGTCTGATGCTGATGACGGGACTTGGCGCGGGACTCGGCTACGCCATCGGCGCCGATGTTCCGCATGCGGTGACGGTCCTGATCGAAGGTGTGGCGGCGGGGGCAATGTTGACGATGATCGCGCAGACGATGATCCCGGAAGCGGTTCACCTCGGCGGACCGAACGTTACCGGTCTGGCGACGCTCTTCGGCTTCCTTGGCGCGGTAGCCTTCAAGTTGCTGGAATGA
- the metH gene encoding methionine synthase yields MSISTNLSIPLASRILVTDGATGTALERLKPTNDDFGGAAFFGCNEMLNDFAPQIVKAVHRAYLEAGADIIETNSFNGSPIVLEEYGIRQRARALARRSAELAKEAIEEWRGEKVREGGGNDFRPLVMGSMGPGTRSISVTGGVTFDEIEAAYYDYSAGLIEGGADLLVLETQQDTVNVKASLAGIRRAMRDLRRTLPVGLSVTIEPSGSMLAGQTIEALYHTFSGFDLAFLGLNCATGPAAMTDHIRALARISRFPVSVWPNAGLPDVDGHYCDGPDVFLDAIGRFAREGWVNIVGGCCGTTPDHIRALKEAVSRPEVKVRVPVGGSQNAEETDNAASAGNGLAGHYPALAGAEALVVEPDNKPVYIGERTNTIGSRKFKRLIGEGRIDEAAEIGREQQRSGALAIDLCTADPDREELTDFLAVLRPLLRKVRVPLLIDTTDTAIVEAALKTIGGKPAINSVNLEDGGARLRKVASLARDYGASLICGLIDDDPVQGMAVTVPRKLEIAGKIHNILCGGFGLPEADIIFDPLVFPAGTGDPNYLGSAEATIDGVRAVKERFPHCLTILGISNVSFGLPPAGREVVNSVFLYLCAKAGLDMAIVNTQGLKRYPTIPPEEVELAARLLMTGSSEAIAEFTAHFRTAKVSSSADEWAGLSADEQVSRAVVEARKTGLEANLTELLTRMGPLEVINGPLLKGMDEVGRLFADNRLIVAEVLESAEVMKTAVEFLKPHFPPGASGAVKGRVILATVKGDVHDIGKNLVDMILSNNGFEVINLGIKVPPETLIEAAREHQPDIIGLSGLLVRSAQQMVDTASDLRVAGIDLPVLVGGAALSKKFTLARIAPAYGGPVFYADEAMDGLALANQIVEPARRRVLEAEWKRLRDNEVNANANAKVNVDALARNGRESPGTGSAVQSRWLPTDVPVPPDKGEHILTNITIDDVWPYLNEQMLYGKHLGVKGITRKLLEGRDPKLLKLREHVEEVVKVAAAEGIYAPKAVYQWFRAVPDGEQIILNREDPENTEKDTAESSVISLLRSFSFPRQQGRAGISAVDWIRPPDEGGDHVCLFVTTAGIETSTKAAQMRKEGRLLASLILQAVAIELAEATAEWVHRRIRTEWGFPDDPALSVADLFRTKYRGIRLSFGYPACPQLEDQAPLFELLKPERIGVELTEGYMMHPEGSVTAVVFHHPAGQYYAL; encoded by the coding sequence ATTAGCATTAGCACTAACCTTAGCATCCCCCTTGCCTCCCGCATCCTCGTTACGGATGGAGCCACCGGGACGGCGCTCGAACGGCTGAAGCCGACCAACGACGACTTTGGCGGTGCGGCGTTTTTTGGCTGCAACGAGATGCTGAATGACTTCGCGCCTCAAATCGTCAAAGCCGTCCACCGCGCTTATCTCGAGGCTGGAGCCGACATCATCGAGACCAACTCCTTCAATGGCTCCCCCATCGTCCTCGAAGAGTATGGCATCCGGCAACGCGCGCGCGCACTGGCGCGACGATCCGCCGAGTTGGCAAAGGAGGCGATTGAAGAGTGGAGAGGCGAAAAGGTAAGGGAAGGAGGTGGCAATGATTTCCGCCCTCTTGTTATGGGCTCGATGGGGCCGGGGACAAGGTCGATTTCGGTAACCGGCGGTGTAACCTTCGACGAGATCGAAGCCGCTTACTACGATTATTCCGCCGGTCTGATCGAAGGCGGCGCCGATCTGCTCGTCCTTGAAACCCAGCAGGATACCGTCAACGTCAAAGCCTCGCTTGCGGGCATCCGCCGCGCAATGCGGGACCTGCGCCGGACGTTGCCGGTGGGCCTCTCAGTAACGATTGAACCTTCCGGCTCGATGCTCGCCGGGCAGACCATCGAAGCACTTTACCACACCTTCAGCGGCTTCGACCTCGCCTTCCTCGGCCTCAACTGCGCCACCGGGCCGGCCGCAATGACCGACCATATCCGCGCGCTCGCCCGCATCAGCCGGTTCCCGGTCTCGGTCTGGCCCAACGCCGGACTGCCCGACGTCGATGGCCACTACTGCGACGGCCCCGACGTCTTCCTCGATGCGATCGGCCGGTTTGCCCGCGAAGGCTGGGTCAACATCGTCGGCGGCTGTTGCGGCACAACGCCGGACCATATCCGAGCGCTTAAGGAAGCCGTCAGCCGGCCGGAGGTGAAGGTGAGGGTGCCGGTGGGAGGATCGCAGAACGCTGAAGAGACCGATAATGCGGCGAGCGCTGGGAACGGCCTCGCCGGGCACTATCCGGCTCTGGCGGGTGCCGAAGCGCTCGTCGTCGAGCCCGACAACAAACCGGTCTATATCGGCGAGCGCACCAACACCATTGGCAGCCGCAAGTTCAAACGGCTGATCGGCGAAGGAAGGATCGACGAAGCCGCCGAGATCGGGCGCGAACAGCAGCGCAGCGGCGCGCTCGCCATCGACCTCTGCACCGCCGATCCCGACCGCGAAGAACTAACCGACTTCCTTGCAGTCCTTCGGCCGCTCTTGCGCAAAGTCCGGGTGCCGCTCCTTATCGATACCACCGACACTGCCATTGTCGAAGCCGCACTGAAGACCATCGGCGGCAAACCGGCGATCAACTCGGTCAACCTCGAAGACGGCGGAGCCCGGCTCCGCAAGGTTGCTTCACTCGCAAGAGACTACGGCGCGTCACTGATATGCGGCCTCATCGACGACGACCCGGTGCAAGGAATGGCCGTTACGGTGCCGAGAAAACTCGAGATTGCAGGGAAAATTCACAACATCCTGTGCGGCGGGTTCGGCCTCCCCGAAGCAGACATCATCTTCGATCCGCTCGTCTTTCCTGCCGGAACCGGTGATCCAAACTACCTCGGCTCGGCTGAGGCTACGATCGACGGCGTCCGCGCCGTCAAGGAGCGCTTCCCGCACTGCCTTACGATACTCGGCATCTCGAACGTCTCTTTCGGTTTGCCACCGGCGGGGCGCGAAGTCGTCAACTCGGTCTTTCTCTATCTTTGCGCCAAGGCCGGACTTGACATGGCGATTGTCAATACTCAAGGCTTAAAGAGGTATCCGACGATCCCGCCCGAGGAGGTTGAACTGGCAGCGCGCTTGTTAATGACCGGCTCGAGCGAGGCAATCGCCGAGTTCACAGCGCACTTTCGCACTGCCAAGGTCTCTTCATCGGCAGACGAATGGGCTGGACTCTCGGCTGATGAGCAAGTCTCGCGGGCCGTCGTCGAAGCTCGCAAGACGGGGCTGGAAGCCAACCTGACCGAACTCCTGACCCGGATGGGGCCGCTCGAGGTGATCAACGGGCCGCTCCTTAAGGGCATGGACGAGGTCGGACGGCTCTTCGCCGACAATCGTCTCATTGTCGCCGAAGTGCTCGAATCGGCCGAGGTGATGAAGACGGCTGTCGAGTTCCTTAAGCCGCATTTCCCGCCGGGCGCTTCGGGGGCAGTCAAGGGCCGGGTGATCCTCGCGACGGTAAAGGGCGACGTTCACGACATCGGCAAGAACCTCGTCGATATGATCCTCTCGAACAACGGCTTCGAAGTGATCAATCTGGGCATCAAGGTTCCCCCGGAGACATTGATCGAGGCCGCCCGCGAGCATCAACCCGACATCATCGGTCTCTCGGGGCTGCTGGTCCGGAGCGCTCAGCAGATGGTCGATACCGCGTCGGACTTGCGCGTAGCCGGGATTGATCTGCCGGTTCTGGTCGGCGGCGCAGCACTGTCGAAGAAGTTCACCCTGGCGCGGATCGCTCCGGCCTACGGCGGGCCGGTCTTCTATGCCGATGAAGCGATGGACGGGCTGGCGCTCGCCAACCAGATTGTCGAACCGGCGCGGCGCAGGGTGCTTGAAGCGGAGTGGAAGCGACTTAGGGACAACGAAGTTAATGCCAATGCTAATGCTAAAGTCAATGTTGATGCGTTAGCTCGGAATGGACGCGAATCGCCAGGGACAGGATCGGCCGTCCAGAGTCGTTGGCTTCCCACCGATGTTCCGGTTCCGCCGGACAAGGGCGAGCACATCCTGACAAATATCACTATTGACGATGTCTGGCCCTATTTGAACGAGCAGATGCTCTATGGCAAACACCTTGGGGTCAAGGGGATTACGCGCAAACTACTTGAGGGCCGCGACCCGAAGTTGCTGAAACTAAGGGAGCATGTCGAAGAGGTGGTGAAAGTGGCTGCGGCGGAGGGGATTTATGCGCCAAAGGCAGTCTATCAGTGGTTCCGTGCGGTCCCGGACGGGGAGCAGATCATTCTCAACAGAGAGGACCCGGAGAACACCGAAAAGGATACCGCCGAATCCTCTGTGATCTCTCTATTGAGAAGTTTTTCCTTCCCGCGACAGCAGGGCCGGGCCGGCATCAGCGCGGTTGACTGGATCCGCCCGCCGGACGAGGGCGGCGACCACGTCTGCCTCTTCGTAACTACGGCCGGTATCGAGACCAGCACCAAAGCGGCGCAGATGCGCAAGGAGGGGCGTCTCCTGGCGTCGCTGATCCTTCAAGCGGTGGCTATCGAATTGGCCGAAGCAACTGCCGAATGGGTTCACCGCCGTATCCGGACCGAGTGGGGATTTCCCGATGACCCGGCACTATCGGTTGCCGATCTCTTCCGGACGAAATACCGGGGCATAAGGCTATCCTTCGGCTATCCTGCCTGCCCGCAACTTGAAGACCAAGCACCTCTCTTCGAGTTGCTGAAGCCGGAGCGGATCGGCGTCGAATTGACCGAGGGCTACATGATGCATCCGGAGGGATCGGTTACTGCGGTCGTCTTCCACCACCCGGCCGGGCAGTATTATGCGCTGTAG